A segment of the Penaeus vannamei isolate JL-2024 unplaced genomic scaffold, ASM4276789v1 unanchor3500, whole genome shotgun sequence genome:
gacacacacacacacatgcacacacgtgaagacacacacacacacatgcacacacgtgaagacacacacacacacatgcacacacgtgaagacacacacacacacatgcacacacatgcacacacgtgaagacacacacacacacatgcacacacatgcacacacgtgaagacacacacacacacatgcacacacatgcacacacgtgaagacacacacacacacatgcacacacatgcacacacgtgaagacacacacacacacatgcacacacgtgaagacacacacacacacatgcacacacgtgaagacacacacacacacatgcacacacgtgaagacacacacacacacatgcacacacgtgaagacacacacacacacatgcacacacgtgaacacacacacacacacatgcacacacgtgaacacacacacacacacatgcacacacgtgaacacacacacacacacacatgcacacacgtgaacacacacacacacacacatgcacacacgtgaacacacacacacacacatgcacacacgtgaacacacacacacacacacatgcacacacgtgaacacacacacacacacacatgcacacacgtgaacacacacacacatgcacacacgtgaacacacacacacacatgcacacacacacatgcacacacacacacacacacacacacacacacatgcacacaccttacatatatttgtgcgcgCGCACAATGATTTTTAATTCATCTTGGATCCTTTACTCTCGAATGTGACAATGCCACCCTACTTCCTAAGGCGGTCAGCAGGCACTTCggaagtggtaaaaaaaaaaaggtgtagaTTTCGAGCAAGGAAATTCCCGCAAATAAGCCCAGTAGTCAAATGAAACTTGAATGTTGAAGTTAAAGTAAAGGGAAAATTTTCCATTAAGAAtttaagagagaatgaaaagagtaaTGTAGGTGTGGGTTAGGGTGAGAGGGCGCGAGGAGAGACCTATTTGTTACCAATCCCCCGGTAACGATCTGTTAAACTTCTCCCCTCAGACTGCCGCAATGCGTCCCCATGGCGAGGGTATGTGACGGCTTCAAGGACTGCGCAGACGGCACTGACGAAGTTCCTTGTGACTCCTTGGACCGCTTGCTCCAGTATAACAGCAGCTGGCACTGCGACGGATACCACGACTGCTTTGACTTGAGAGACGAAGACTGTCGTAAGAGCAGCAGCATTCTTTTCGTGAATATTACATCAATTCCTTAGTTGTTGCTTTCTTTCCATGTTCGATCGTTATGCTAATGTTGACGCTTGGTGTAGTCGAGGCTTACCTCCGATTATTAAGTGATATGAACACTAAAGCGATAATTATGCAGATATGACTGTTGCAAATTGATGTGACTGACGTTGATAAACGTGGAATGATTATGAATTCCCTACAGCTCCGCCGATCGTGTGTcagggtatgtatgtgtgccatCTTAGCCGTGAATGCGTACCGCATAATAAGGTTTGCGACTCGATAATCGACTGCATGTTCGGCGAAGATGAGATGGAATGTTGTAAGTACAGCTTATCGACTTATCCTAAACCTAATTAACtcgagaataaggttgcaagaaAACACACTATATGTGTAATGttttacataaaaatgaaaaagatacatacaATTTGTATTTGGTCATATTCTGGAGATACTGATTATATCGAAACTCAACTAGGAGAGAAATTCCATTTGATTTATAATTTCCCATGTTAATTAGACGAGATTTATAACCGATATTTGTAAGATATTTATAATTTTTGCTtacaattatatttattacaGTAACTTTGCTAAAAGATCCAGGAAAGTTGGTGTTAAACAAATTCATGCAGCCTGAACACAGCAATAACGGGACGCTTGCCTACCGAGGAACAACTGAATGGCGGCCGGTGTGCGTTGCAGAAATACCAGAGATGATGTTGAATGAGATCTGCTCGTACCTCGGTTATCGGTAATGCTTAAACTGTGCCATAAATCTTGAAAggtttctatctatataaaagtTGACACAGTCAACCTAAAAGAATGCTTGTTTTCACGTTATAATATGCAATtctgtatgaatttatattttatgtaataCATTTCTTCTTGACTGTGGATTATATAAAGAGAAGTGAAAGGGTGGGTTACGGTGATAGGACCCACGAAACTGGATGTCGTCACGCCGAGTCTACCAGAGTATGCTACGAAGAGCGCAGGGGACTCTCGCGTTCCCGTGGATACAGAAATTTcttataatataaacacacatacacgggtTGCTAGACATGTACTTGATGGGCCTTTGGCTCAAGACACTACTGAGAGAATAACATTCATGGCAGAGCTTCAGACtctagaaaatggaagaaaacgagagagagtaaagagagaggaaaatgagacttGTCTTCAGGTAATGGCTACTATTGCCctagtagtttttttttcgtgatatTCGATCATAACCCTCAATCTGCAGTTTAATGATAAATCGGTTATTTCGCAGATTAATATCGCATGTCAGAAAGAACCTTGTGGCAAGATTCAACGCTATTTCCTGTCAGAGCACCAACCTTTGCACGAATTGGGCGGTGTTCCTTGGGCAGGCACGGTGTTCGTCGGCGGAGCCCCGTGGTGCGGGTCGACGCTCGTGCACCCGCACTGGGCCATCACGTCCAAGACCTGCATGGATTATGACGGGTGAGTGAGATGGGAGTAACCTGAGCGAATGTTAGTATTAagactaaaaaa
Coding sequences within it:
- the LOC113809662 gene encoding serine protease nudel (The sequence of the model RefSeq protein was modified relative to this genomic sequence to represent the inferred CDS: added 113 bases not found in genome assembly), whose translation is MASNQTLYGGYNNQFSESKTAVPPTAPECSYNEFVCERLPQCVPMARVCDGFKDCADGTDEVPCDSLDRLLQYNSSWHCDGYHDCFDLRDEDCPPPIVCQGMYVCHLSRECVPHNKVCDSIIDCMFGEDEMECLTLLKDPGKLVLNKFMQPEHSNNGTLAYRGTTEWRPVCVAEIPEMMLNEICSYLGYREVKGWVTVIGPTKLDVVTPSLPEYATKSAGDSRVPVDTEISYNINTHTRVARHVLDGPLAQDTTERITFMAELQTLENGRKRERVKREENETCLQINIACQKEPCGKIQRYFLSEHQPLHELGGVPWAGTVFVGGAPWCGSTLVHPHWAITSKTCMDYDG